The Eriocheir sinensis breed Jianghai 21 chromosome 21, ASM2467909v1, whole genome shotgun sequence genome includes the window agagagagagagagagagagagagagagagagagagagagagagagagagagagagagagagagagagagagagagagagagagagagagagagagaatgctatcgCTGTCATTAAAATACTTTCACAAACACATTGATTAAAGTACTCGAACTAGGAAAAAATATTAAGATGCTAGTAGGTTAAAGACATAATCATATACATTCAAAGAACTATCACCTTTTTCTTGTGCCTAAACGTGTTTCATAAAATTTCCTTCATCACCCTCTTATGCACTTTCTCgtttccagtttccttttttaTCCCGGTTTCAAAGGTTGCAAAAGGAGTGACAAAAGCTGACTCACAAGGAAAGAGGCTTCGTTCACTGTTTTCTTGTGTCGGTATGTCCGGTTTCCTGGTGACAATCATTTTTATAGCAAGGCCCGTGTTCTCAAAAAGGTTTCAGCGTCCTACAACACCTATTTCAACAAGCTATCGTGGAGGCTGCTTGGGTTTTCACTGACGGTTTTATGCTCCTGGCGATAGTTTTCAAAGGCTACCACACCATGAACAGGGAGGATATGTGATAACTTCATTagccttctcttcatcctctgaAAATTGTCCTAATGAGAGTTGAACCCATTTAAACATCCGGCCTTATACTTACGTAGTGTTTAATCCCCATGTAAATCAGTGCTATACGATCCCCTCCCTTATGCTGTATCACAACTTAAAGTCCCGGtgaattattatttattttttgtgttggcGGTTTTCGTATAATTGGGTGACGAATTATTACGCGGCGCTCGGTCCTCATGTGCAACAGCGATAAACGATCAACTAAAAGCCTTGCCAAGTACATTCATCCGTTGCCAGTTTGATTTATCGAGTGACATAAATAACTACAGAGCGTTTGATCCACATGTATTGCACCGATAAACAATCAACTCCCAAATGGTGCATTGCAAAGGGAAaaagaattatattattttatttgcgtTGCCGGTATTGAGTTTATTCGGTGACATGAAGATACGGACTTTCTTTATTGTGAGTTGAGTAGTCAGAAAGCAATACAACCTTAAATTTTCGTATTCTGAAGTGGATACCATGCCTGACTATTAAAGTATTTCCTGATGTCATACCTCATATATTAAAACAGAATGCTAGTGGGATCGATCCTTACGTAAAAGTCCCATTCCTCGGGCAAGTCACATTATGCATGGAGCTGATAACAGATAGACAACAGAAGCAACAGAGTGGTAACCCAGGATTATAGAAGATAGGACAGACACAAGCTGGATGGATTTCAGTCACACCCGACGGAGGTGCGGAACATTTGGAAAGGTTTTGCCATGCCACGGACTTCTAATGATTGTAGCTGAtgttaatgatgttgatgattatgatgatgagggggaggaagagaagcaagaaagaCCACTCGGTCCTTCAGATTAGCCGTCCCATCCCACGGCCTCTGATCCCCATGTAATAGAATCACAAACGATCTAATTCTCATGCCTCGATTCGTGCACACTCGCCGGTAACTGAACCCTTTCCTCGGTGCCTGCAGCTCGCCGGTgacctttcttccattcttggCTGAACCAGATTCGGGAAAAAAGTCTCCTGGTTTATATTATTAATACAAAAAACTAGACTTCACCTTTCAACCAGACAaactttcactctcttcctccttcagtaacACGCGGCGGACGGACGGGAGCCTTTCTACTTCGAGTCTACCCTTCACAAGACTCTGCGCTCCTATTCTTAtaacatttcctctcctcttaccgaTGCACTCTCAACACATTTGTTACTCCGGCAACCCTACCCCGTGCCCACACAACAGGTGACGCCACGCAGGGGACCTTTACTCCCCTGTATGGCGTGTCTGAAGGGGCACGGGGTGGGAGGGAGAACGGGGCGGGGGCTCGCACATAAAGGAAGTTCAAGGAGGGGGGCGGGGATGGCCTCGGGGTGACATGATGCAGCACAGTTTTGCAAGTATTCACACCTTTCCCATTCAGCCATACACGTCCCGCTCTGACCATCGCTTTCGTTGTCACAGAGATtcacaggtaaaaaaataaaaaaaacctatCCAGTCTGTATATGTCCCTGCTAATTACTCCCATTATAACTTTTCCGTCTACATTCGCTCATGCTTTCTTTGAGGCGTATAAAAACAAGACAATTTCCTTCACTTTGTATTATatcaacctttctttctcttgccaCACGATTTTCTATTCgactttctattctctcttcatCTTGCTCATCCTTTCACACTTAATAATGAGACACTTTCccgcgtgtgggtgtgggtgtgggtgtaggtgtgggtgtgttttaTTAATAATTACTTTCCTGCTTTCCTCGATATCCAAGTTTTTCTTTGTGGTCTTGTcacgcctctgtgtgtgtgtgtgtgtgtgtgtgtgtgtgtgtgtgtgtgtgtgtgtgtgtgtgtgtgttatcatctattctttcccttttccttactctctttaTCTCTAAAATGATATGATCTGCATTATTTCAGTTCTCCCTGCCGCTCATATTTTctcccaaacttttttttttttttatcttctctcactttcccgtcctctctctatttttttttttgttcccctttccttccttaaaatTCTTAGACAAAATAAGACACACTCCTGTttgattttttgttcttttgtattttttttctctcttgctccAGGCCACACGATTATCTCCTGGTTTACTTTCTTTTAAATGTAACGTGATACCACCCTCTGTTGTATTGTATCAAcctttgttcctctctcttccctgccaGCCACTCATGCCCTACGAGTTCGCATACGAGGTGAAAGACGACGCCACGACCAATTACCAGAACAGAGTGGAGTTCGTTGAGGATGGCGTGTTGCGGGGGAGCTACAGCCTCCTCTCCCCTGACGGTGTGGTTCGAACTTCCGTCTATTCCGACACCGGCAATGGCTTCGAGGTGAGTTACTCGGCATTAGGGCGGCGACGAGAGCCTACGAACGCCGTTAGAATGGCAAAGAATGAAGTTTGGCATATTACTGAGTAGCGACATAGATATTGCAGAAGTCAGGACAGAGAAAATAGGTGGAAATATGAAATTTAAACCCATGCTGGAGCAGGAAAGAGCACAAAatatgaaaagtagaaaatactGGAAAGGCATTTGTCTGTAgcgactgatgatgatggtgatgataaaggcattGAGGAGAGCATACGAGCGTCTTTAAAATACCAGGAATAGATGTTGGACATAGATGCTGCCCGTAGATggagtttcatttttttcttactaaCAGTTACTATATACTATATTATGGAAGTAAATCTAAAGTAAATATTTGTCTGCGatcaaacacataaaaaaacactgCATACCAGGAAAGAAAGGGAGCTTGTAAATTACACCGGCGAGTGAAATCGTCTTTCTTGTTTGCCTTCATCAAGCCGGTCTGTACGATGACTAAGGCACATGCAGCACATTCCTGACACACACTGTACCCCCTGAACAAGTCCTGCTGAAGGCACTTACTCATGAGGCCGCTCGCACCACAACGTTTGTCGCATCAAGATTTTCTATTCAGCGTATCATTCATGACACCCGCTTTCCTCTCTGAGCCAATCCTGCTAAAAACATTTATACTGCCGGCTTCGCTGCTTCATTCGTCCTAttaccgttttctttttcatgtgtATGAGCTTTGAGACTCAGCAAAATGAGAACTTTAATGTTTCGTTTTCTTTGCCAGTTGTATAAAGTTTTGGTGCGAAAATATAACAGTCTACCCGGCAATGGGGAACAGTTGATATATAAttacgacgacaacaacaacaatactagaagtgaaaatatgataataataataataataataataataataataataataataataataataataataataataataataataataataaaataatgaggtAACAAAAATTGACCATCCTCCCGGTTGGACACAAATCCTTCAACATGGCGCCTCTTTCCGTCCTCCCACAGGTGACCCTCCACGAAGTGCCAACAGACATCGTGGTCATCGGCTCAGGCCTCCCTGGTGACCCCGCGCTCAAGGCCGGGGGCACGTACAGGTACTACGACTCTCGCGACTCAGGCTCAAGGGAGTCCTTCCGGCCATCTTTCAGCAGGAGCGGTGGATTTGAGGCTTTCTCTAAAGCATCAGAAGGGTTTGACGGGTCTTCAAGAGGGTCAGCTATCTTTAGTTCATCGAGCAACAGAGACTTTTCATCGAAAAATAAACAGTCAAGTCGCGAAGAGTCATCCAGGCGCGAAGAATCGGAAAGGCGCGAAGAATCGTCGAGACGCGATGAGTCAAGACGCGAAGAATCGTCGAGACGCGATGAGTCAAGACGCGAAGAATCCGAAGGCTCCAGATTTGAATTTTTAACGAATGACAAGAGTGCCTTGGAAGCCTTCGACAGGGAGAGCGCCAGCCAAGGCTTCTCTGGTGGGTCTAGGGACTCCGAGGCTTCGTCGAGACGCAAAGAGTCAAGACGCGAAGAATCCGAAGGCTACAAATATGAATTGTTGACGAATGACAAGAGTGCCTTGGAAGCCTTCGACAGGGAGAGCGCCAGCCAAGGCTTCTCTGGCGGGTCTAGGGACTCCGAGGCTTCGTCGAGACACGAAGAGTCTGGAGGCTTTGGAGAGTTCTCGCATGCCTTCGCGTCATCGTTCTCCCAGCAGGGAGGATCTGGAGGTGGATCAGGTGGTGGATCTGGAGGTGGATCAGGTGGTGGATCTGGTGGTGGATTAGGTGGTGGATTTGGTGGTGGATCAGGTGGTGGATCTGAGGGTGGATCAGGTGGATCAAGAGGTGGATTCGGTGGTGGATCTGAGGGTGGATCATTAGGTGGATCTGGAGGATCAAGTGGTGGATCTGGTGGTGGATCAGGGGGTGGATTTGTTGGAACTGGTAGTGGATCAGGTCACGGTGGATCTGGTGGTGGATCAGGTGGTGGATATGAGGGTGGATTAGGTGGTGGATCAGGGGGTGGATTCGGTGGTGGATCTGAGGGTGGATCATTTGGTGGTGAATTTGGTGGATCAGGTGGTGGATCTGGTGGTGGATCAGATGGTGGATCTGGAGGTGGGTCAAGTGGTGGATCTGGTGGTGGATCAGGGGGTGGATTTGTTGGAACTGGTGGTGGATCAGGTCACGGTGGATCAAGTGGTGGATCTGACGGTGGATCAGGTGGCGGATtcggtggtggttctggtggatCAGGTGGGGGATCACATGGTGGTTCAAGTGGATCAGGTGGCGGATccggtggtggttctggtggatCAGGTCGCGGATCACATGGTGGTTCTGGTGGATCAGGTGGCGGATCAGGTGGCGGATCACATGGTGGTTTAGGTGGATCAGGTGGCGGATTCGGTGGTGAATTTGGTGGATCAGGTGGCGGATccggtggtggttctggtggatCAGGTGGCGGATccggtggtggttctggtggatCAGGTGGGGGATCACATGGTGGTTCTGGTGGATCAGGTGGCGGATCACATGGTGGTTCAGGTGGATCAGGTGGCGGATTCGGAGGTGGATCTGGTGGATCAGGTGGCGGATCACATGGTGGTTCAGGTGGATCAGATGGCGGATTCGGTGGTGGATCTGGTGGATCAGGTGGCGGATTCGGAGTTGGATCTGGTGGATCAGGTGGCGGATCACATGGTGGTTCAGGTGGATCAGATGGCGGATTCGGTGGTGAATTTGGTGGATCAGGTGGCGGATTCGGTGGTGAATTTAGTGGATCAGGTGGCGGATCACATGGTGGTTCAGGTGGATCAGATGGCGGATTCGGTGGTGGATCTGGTGGATCAGGTGGCGGATTCGGAGTTGGATCTGGTGGATCAGGTGGCGGATCACATGGTGGTTCAGGTGGATCAGATGGCGGATTCGGTGGTGGATCTGGTGGATCAGGTGGGGGATCACATGGTGGTTCTGGTGGATCAGATGGCGGATTCGGTGGTGGATCTGGTGGATCAGGTGGGGGATCACATGGTGGTTCTGGTGGATCAGATGGCGGATTCGGTGGTGGATCTGGTGGATCCGGTGGCGGATCACATGGTGGTTCTGGTGGATCAGATGGCGGATTCGGTGGTGGATCTGGTGGATCAGGTGGGGGATCACATGGTGGTTCTAGTGGATCAGGTGGCGGATCACATGGTGGTTTAAGTGGATCAGATGGCGGATTCGGTGGTGGATCTGGTGGATCAGGTGGCGGATTCGGAGTTGGATCTGGTGGATCAGGTGGCGGATCACATGGTGGTTCAGGTGGATCAGATGGCGGATTCGGTGGTGGATCTGGTGGATCAGGTGGGGGATCACATGGTGGTTCTGGTGGATCAGATGGCGGATTCGGTGGTGGATCTGGTGGATCAGGTGGGGGATCACATGGTGGTTCTAGTGGATCAGGTGGTGAATTCGGTGGTGGATTTGGTGGATCAGGTGGCGGATCACATGGTGGTTCAGGTGGATCAGATGGCGGATTCGGTGGTGGATCTGGTGGATCAGGTGGGGGATCACATGGTGGTTCTAGTGGATCAGATGGCGGATTCGGTGGTGGATCTGGTGGATCAGGTGGGGGATCACATGGTGGTTCAGGTGGATCAGGTGACGGATTCGGTGGTGGATCTGGTGGCGGATCCGATGGTGGATCAGGTGGATCAGGTGGCGAGTTCGGTGGTGGATCTGGTGGATCATTTGGCGGATCACATGGAGGTTCAGGTGGATCAGGTGGGGGATCCGGTGGTGGATCTGGTGGATCAGGTGGCGGATCCGATGGTGGATCAGGTAGTGGTTCAGGTGGATCAGGTGGCGGATTCGGTGGGGGATCTGGTGGATCACATGGTGGTTCAGGTGCATCAGGTGGGGGATCCGGTGGTGGATCTAGTGGATCAGGTGGCGGATCACATGGTGGTTCAGGTGGAGGATTCGGTGGTGGATCTGGTGGATCAGGTGGCGGATCACATGGTGGTTCAGGTGGATCAGGTGGGAGATCCGGTGGTGGATCAAGTGGCGGATCCGATGGTGGATCAGGTGGCGGATTCGGTGGTGGACTTGATATTGGACTCGGTTTTGGAACTGATGGACCTGGTGGATCAGGATCTGGTATTGAACTCGGTTTGGGACTTGGTGGTGGACCTGGTATTGAGCTCGGGTTTGGAACTGATGGACCTGGTGGATTCGGTGGTGAACCTGGTGGATCAGGAGGTGGATTCGGTGGTGGACCTGGTGGATCAGGTGGCGGATCACATGGTGGTTCAGGTGGATCAGGTGGCGGATccggtggtggttctggtggatCAGGTGGTGGATTCGATGGTGGATCAGGTGGTGGTTCAGGTGTATCAGGTGGCGGATTCGGTGGTGGACTTGATATTGGACTCGGTTTTGGAGCTGGTGATGGACCTGGTGGGTCAGGAGGTGGACTTGGTGGATCAGTTGGCGGATTCGGTGGTCGACCTGGTGGATCAGATGGTGGATTCGGTGATGGATCAGGTGGGTCAGGTGGATTCGGTGGCGGATTCGGAGGTGGACCAGGAGGTGGATTCGGTGGTGGATCAGGTGGATCAGGTGGATCAGGTGGATTCGGTGGCGGATTCGGTGGTGGACCAGGAGGTGGATTCGGTGGTGGATCAGGTGGATCAGGTGGATTCGGTGGCGGATTCGGTGGTGGACCAGGAGGTGGATTCGGTGGTGGATCAGGTGGATCAGGTGGTGGATctggtggtggagcaggtggaTCTGGTGGCGGGGTCAGTGGTGGAGgggccggcggcggcggcgtcaacCTACAGGACAAGGCCGTGTTCATCATTCACCCTGACTTCTTCAAGACCGGCGCGGGCGCCGGCCTGACGGGCCTGCCGGAAGTGACGGAGCCCATTATTATCGTGAGTGACAATAAATTTGCCCAGGGTGGGGGTGGGGCTGGCGTAGGTTTCAGTAATGCTCTGGGCGGAGGAGGGTTTGCGGGAGCCTTTAGCAGCGTGAACAGGCTGggagaggctgctgctgctgacacCACAGCGGCTCACTCAAGCGGTGCTGCATCAACTGCTACCGCCGAAGAAGTAAGTACATCCTCTGGTAAAAGTGGATCGACCTCGACCAGTGCCATTGAAAGCGCTTCATCCTTAGGCAGTGCCTCAATAAGCGCTTCTTCTCCAAGCAGTGAAGGCTTCGTTGCATCCACCTTCAGCTCCAACGGATTGACTGTTGGAAGTGCGACAGGTGATTCTACCTCTGCCTCGAGTGGATCATTTGGAAGAAGTACCATCGAAAATGTCTCATCCTCAGCTAGTGCCGCTGAAGGAGCATCTTCAAGTGGTGCTACAAAGAGTGCTTCATTCTCCAGTGCAAGTGAATCATCGGGCAGCGCCACTGATGGTGCTTCTTTTTTAACTAGTGCTTCCGAAGGTGGTTCATCCTCCCACGGATCAGTTTCCTCAGGGAGTGGAACTGAAGGCGCCTTTTTATTTGATGCAAGTGGATCTTCCCTAGGCAGTGCGGCTGAAGTTGATACTTCTTTAGGCAGTGCCGCTGAAGTAGCCTCCTCAAGCAGTGCCACTGAAGTGGCCTCCTCAGGCAGTGCCGCTGAAGTGACCTTCTCAGGTAGTGCCGCTGAAGTGGCCTCCTCAAGCGGTGCCGCTGAAGTGACCTCCTCAAATAGTGCCGCTGAAGTGACCTCAAGCAATGCCGCTGCAGCGGCTTCCTCAGGCAGTGCCGCTGAAGGTGTTTCTTCTTCGAGCAGTGGAGGGTTCGATGCATCTACATTCAACTCTAGAAAACTATCTGTAGAAAGCAGCACAAAagattcttcatcttcttccagcAGAAAAGGTGGAGTTCTAACAATTACTTCCTCTAGCTTGGATGGATCATCTGGTATCAACAAAGCGGTAACTGATGAGTCGTCTGGCAGGGGACAATCAGTTCTCGATAGTGGAGCATCAGGAGGaacaaaaaatattgaaaaggcAGCCAATGCAAAACCAGCTTCTTCGGGTCAAATTGGGCTGAATGGATTTAGCACGTCCTTCAGTGAAGGCGGATCACAACAGTTTATAATATCCTCTAGTGGAGACGCATCCAGGTTTGACTCCCACAGATTTTCCAGCAGTGGATCCGGTGGCTCTTCAAGCAGTGGGGCGTCAAGCAGTGCCATTTTGCACAGCCAAAGCGGTGGTGACTTAAAACTGCAGGCACCGGACCAGTTACTGAAGATTCTCAATCCAGGCCAAACAGCTCGCGGGCTTCAGGGTATCCGCGGCAGTTCGGGCCAGGGCGGGGCTGTCTTCTTTACGCAGGAAACTGACCTGGCCTCTTCCCAGGGCGGCAAAACCTCCATCACACAACTGCCAGTCACTCGCGTCACCACCGTGACACACCTCCCTGACGATTCTAAGCAAGGCTCTTCCATCTTGAAAATAGCTGGCAGTTCCACGGGCTTCAAGAATAACCAGAACGTGTTCACAAGCCCACCGTCAGGTGCTGCACGATTCTTTGCATCAGCATCAAACACAAAAACTTTTCAGGCGAGTGGCAAGAAGTCAGCAGGAAACAAAATTGTTAGCATATCCGGCTCAGGAACACTCACGACTCTTCCTACTGGTGACACTGTCCTCGCCTTGGGCAGCAAACAACCCATTGCAATTTCCACTTCCCAGGGCGTCATCAGGAACAGCCGGAGGACCGCGCCCTTTTCCACCACCAACTCGAGGCAGCAACGACCGAGGCGAATCCGAGGGCGGCTTCTGAGGTCACTCTAATTGGCCAAAGAGGTGAAGACACACCTGCATTGAGGTTCACCGTCTCAGCGCCCACTGTTCCTTCAATATGTTAACGTTAGCTTGTACGATAGGCAGAATCGATGTTAATGGCCGCAGTGATCAGATTTTGCTGCTGAAAAGGGTTCATAGAAACTCTGCTTTTATGTtttacacaaacacactctcAGTCATTAACTACATTAATGAAACGAAGAGTTTGTCATTTACCTATTACACAAACACTTCACATATCACTGCACTGTTACTGTCCATACATCATGCCTCTTCCCTTTAATGGCTTGTTTTCATTCGCGAACGAAACGCTGTTACTGTTAGCCAATGCTTAGGTTAGGAACCATGCACACTTGTAGTCATGAGGTGCTgagctctgtgtgtgtatgtgtgtgtgtgtgtgtgtgtgtgtgctaagttATGTGTGTGGATCACTTGATATTGTTGTAACGGTAAGTTATCACGGAGAAGCGTGCTAGGTTTTGTGTGTGGATCACGTCAAGCTGTTTAAACAGAAATGTATCACGAGGTCCATTAGTCGTTaagttatgtttgtgtgtttataacgttgaaattaataaaaaaaatattttttataagCTGAAAAAATGTTTTATTCTAACATCTGGTTACAGGGTTCAATAAACAAACAGGTGCTCTGAGTTCTTGAAATCTATAAAAACAAAGATAAGATTAATCCACAAAGAGGTAATTAACAAAAAGACAAGAATACAAACACTGATGTTCCTGGGGTAACACTTTTAAACTCTCAAAAAGGAAGAGGCTGAGGGAGGATGGAGTGTGCTCCTTACCGGAACAAGCTGGCATGGAGAGCACGGGCGTGGGGGAACCTTCTCTACACGTCACCAACACTCCTGCAACAGATATATAAATTgctataaatggaaggaaaaacgcTTCAATGTTTAAATATGCGTTacatagaaagggaaagggtacGAGGACACTTGATCGAGAtttatgaatggatgaagggctttcatAAGGGTGATGTATAAGGATTTTAGTAGTAGAAGAGCAGAGTACAACACGTAGgctagtaatggatttaaattggataaactcagattcaacaaagacatagcaagaaccagggttgttgattttttttaatttcaagcaagatggcggcactataaaacagttgcctgcgcttccaattggctgggaccaaccaaaagagtaaagatggggccatacgctacagctgagcgtggccgcagtgctcatctccttGGCACGGGCCCCTGACCATTGATGGGAAGAAACCATCACCCCAggacagggtcagcgtgacatccgggttacgacGGTTTATCTTCCCAAAGTTTACCATtgtaagggccgccggcaaccctcacataactttgtgtgtgtgtgtgtgtgtgtgtgtggctctcgcaatctctaagcctttacaaCCATATAtacctatttatcgaccagcccgaaagggaggatgagcagctgggtgagtgggacgctgactgcccaggtcgggattcaaacccagggcGCGGGTTTGTAGCAAGGCATactaaccactagaccatggaggtataaaaaaaacaataaaaaaaatctaatgtcaacaagatgagaaaacagttGCAATAAGCAAATGAACTtaagttgctaacccatggttgccctgcacacattctaaatATTTTGGCTCATGGTTTGGAAATTGGCAACATaaaagaacatgtggttcatgttgtaaTATACTTCTGAagccatcactctgcctcagcaagatgcCGTCAGAAAGGCGGTCAGTGTCTTGTTCTGCTCCAGGACACTGGATGGACCAGGTGTGGCTGACGGAAGATATGTATAATGAACTAACAGCTCAGGTAAAAATtttgtgaagttgacagggaaaataTGGATATCGAGGTTagagagtgttttctttgtttatttctccattctATGTTGTTGCTCAGCAAtgagatcaagatttaaatcaatgacaaaaaaaaatcaaataatataaatcttgatttaaatcaatgatttaaaaaaataatttgatttaagttttgatttaaatcaacttgatttaaatcaaacaaccctggcAAGAACTGCTTTACTAATATTGTGGTGGATGAGTGCAGCAATcactcatgtggtgagtgccaatatgataTATAGCTCCAAGGAAAGcttacataaattcatggatactGAGGATAAATGGGGTTAGGATGACAAAAACCTGCCTTGTATGGGCATTCCGGACTCTTGcagattatatgtgtgtgtgtgtgtgtgtgtgtgtgtgtgtgtgtgtgtgtgtgtgtgtgtgtgtgtgtgtgtgtgtgtgtgtgtgtatctatgtgataaagaaagagaaagagaaagataaggagaattcaaatattcgtgtatttaatcATTcacctatttatttactttacatccggttaaaaatatacatattttaGTACGTTCCCGAACATTGGTGTGTCGCAGCTGCATTACCTGATATGCTTTTTAAGAAACGATGGCTCGGCAGATCTCTAAAGCTGCTGAGATAATCCACATAATTAACTCATCCCACCACACACCTGCACCTTCCCAAGCCCTGCCTCCAGCGTCACCTGCTCTGCGCCACGCCTCCTGCTGTGCTCCACCGTCCCCTTCCTCAGGTGCCCGTTTCCAACCTTGCTGCATCAACCTTCACACCAGGAGCCTTCCTCGTACCTTTAGCTGTCCCTTGACTTCCATAATCTCTCTCTGCATTTCAATAGTTGATATAATTTTCCCGTAAGGCTCTCATTTCTTATCTCTGCGTCTATCATTTTTTTCGCTGCGAATATTGACTATCAAATGTTCAGGATTCCAAAATGGTTGTCTGTTAACTTGTAAAAAACAAAATTGCTTATTCCCAGTTGCCTATTCGGTGAAGTTCCCTCGAAGC containing:
- the LOC127001562 gene encoding uncharacterized PE-PGRS family protein PE_PGRS54-like isoform X25, with product MWKVVVVAAALSVAAVAGEGGQEAQLSGPGLSLGELLRGSRESSGEYRVRHFGRGGGDDDDSEEFPPLMPYEFAYEVKDDATTNYQNRVEFVEDGVLRGSYSLLSPDGVVRTSVYSDTGNGFEVTLHEVPTDIVVIGSGLPGDPALKAGGTYRYYDSRDSGSRESFRPSFSRSGGFEAFSKASEGFDGSSRGSAIFSSSSNRDFSSKNKQSSREESSRREESERREESSRRDESRREESSRRDESRREESEGSRFEFLTNDKSALEAFDRESASQGFSGGSRDSEASSRRKESRREESEGYKYELLTNDKSALEAFDRESASQGFSGGSRDSEASSRHEESGGFGEFSHAFASSFSQQGGSGGGSGGGSGGGSGGGSGGGLGGGFGGGSGGGSEGGSGGSRGGFGGGSEGGSLGGSGGSSGGSGGGSGGGFVGTGSGSGHGGSGGGSGGGYEGGLGGGSGGGFGGGSEGGSFGGEFGGSGGGSGGGSDGGSGGGSSGGSGGGSGGGFVGTGGGSGHGGSSGGSDGGSGGGFGGGSGGSGGGSHGGSSGSGGGSGGGSGGSGRGSHGGSGGSGGGSGGGSHGGLGGSGGGFGGEFGGSGGGSGGGSGGSGGGSGGGSGGSGGGSHGGSGGSGGGSHGGSGGSGGGFGGGSGGSGGGSHGGSGGSDGGFGGGSGGSGGGFGVGSGGSGGGSHGGSGGSDGGFGGGSGGSGGGSHGGSGGSDGGFGGGSGGSGGGSHGGSGGSDGGFGGGSGGSGGGSHGGSSGSGGGSHGGLSGSDGGFGGGSGGSGGGFGVGSGGSGGGSHGGSGGSDGGFGGGSGGSGGGSHGGSGGSDGGFGGGSGGSGGGSHGGSSGSGGEFGGGFGGSGGGSHGGSGGSDGGFGGGSGGSGGGSHGGSSGSDGGFGGGSGGSGGGSHGGSGGSGDGFGGGSGGGSDGGSGGSGGEFGGGSGGSFGGSHGGSGGSGGGSGGGSGGSGGGSDGGSGSGSGGSGGGFGGGSGGSHGGSGASGGGSGGGSSGSGGGSHGGSGGGFGGGSGGSGGGSHGGSGGSGGRSGGGSSGGSDGGSGGGFGGGLDIGLGFGTDGPGGSGSGIELGLGLGGGPGIELGFGTDGPGGFGGEPGGSGGGFGGGPGGSGGGSHGGSGGSGGGSGGGSGGSGGGFDGGSGGGSGVSGGGFGGGLDIGLGFGAGDGPGGSGGGLGGSVGGFGGRPGGSDGGFGDGSGGSGGFGGGFGGGPGGGFGGGSGGSGGSGGFGGGFGGGPGGGFGGGSGGSGGFGGGFGGGPGGGFGGGSGGSGGGSGGGAGGSGGGVSGGGAGGGGVNLQDKAVFIIHPDFFKTGAGAGLTGLPEVTEPIIIVSDNKFAQGGGGAGVGFSNALGGGGFAGAFSSVNRLGEAAAADTTAAHSSGAASTATAEEVSTSSGKSGSTSTSAIESASSLGSASISASSPSSEGFVASTFSSNGLTVGSATGDSTSASSGSFGRSTIENVSSSASAAEGASSSGATKSASFSSASESSGSATDGASFLTSASEGGSSSHGSVSSGSGTEGAFLFDASGSSLGSAAEVDTSLGSAAEVASSSSATEVASSGSAAEVTFSGSAAEVASSSGAAEVTSSNSAAEVTSSNAAAAASSGSAAEGVSSSSSGGFDASTFNSRKLSVESSTKDSSSSSSRKGGVLTITSSSLDGSSGINKAVTDESSGRGQSVLDSGASGGTKNIEKAANAKPASSGQIGLNGFSTSFSEGGSQQFIISSSGDASRFDSHRFSSSGSGGSSSSGASSSAILHSQSGGDLKLQAPDQLLKILNPGQTARGLQGIRGSSGQGGAVFFTQETDLASSQGGKTSITQLPVTRVTTVTHLPDDSKQGSSILKIAGSSTGFKNNQNVFTSPPSGAARFFASASNTKTFQASGKKSAGNKIVSISGSGTLTTLPTGDTVLALGSKQPIAISTSQGVIRNSRRTAPFSTTNSRQQRPRRIRGRLLRSL